The genomic stretch CATTTCGAAGCCGATATCCGCGGGTGTGTCCATCGACCCGTCGTCCGCGATCGGGTCCGCGTCGGCACGCGGTGTTTCGGATGCTGCGTCGGCGGTTGACGCGGTATCGTGATCCTGCATGTGTTCTGCCTCGGCGTGCGGTTGCTGTTCCGAGGTGGTGTCCTCTGACGTGGTGTGTGCCATTGAAGCCCGTGGAGAAGAAGCGTCAGCCGGCTGCGGCGACGCGGTGGATGACGAAGTCGTTGAAGTCGTCGTGGATCAGCACGCGCACGCGCTGTGCCTTGATGAGTTCGAGAAGCGCGATGAAGGTGACGACGATGTGCATCTTGTCACGCATGTCGTCGACGATCTCGAGAAAATTATATTCGTTGCGGCCCGCGAAGAAATCCATGAGGAAAATCCCCTGTTCCTCGATCGTGTACGGAATCGTGCGCACCTCGTGCACGATCTTCTTCGGGATGTTCTCGATCGCGCGCTGGAATGCGGTCACGAGGTGGTACAGCGTGACGTCGCGGAGAAACTGCCCGTCGTCCTCGGGGGCGCTGGTGCGGACGTCGAACTTGAACAGAGAACGGAAATACCGCTGGCGCTGCTCCATTTCCATCGACTGCAGGTGCTCGGCCGATTCCTTGAAGCGTTTGTACTCGATAAGGCGGCGCGTCAATTCCGCCCGCGGATCGATCTCCTCCTCTCCTTCCTCCATGGGCGACTGGGGAAGAAGCATACGCGCCTTGATCTGCATGAGCGTGGCGGCCATCACGATGAACTCGCCGGCAAGCTCGAGATCGAGCGCCTGCATCATCTGCACGTAGCTGAGAAACTCGCTCGTGATGTGCGCGATGGGGATGTCGTAAATGTCGAGCTCATCACGCTTGATGAAAAAGAGCAGGAGGTCGAGCGGCCCCTCAAAGTCGGGAACCTTGACGTTGTACACTGCCACGGATCACCCCAGCGACATGGCGCCGCGCACGGCATCCATCGTGGCTTCCGCCGCCGCACGGGCGCGCGTTTCGCCGTCGTGCAGAATGTCGACCACGAGATCGGTGTTGTTTTCGTATTGCGCCCGGCGCTCGCGATGCGGCGCGAGCCACGACGCGATGGAGGCGGAACAGCGCTGCTTGCATTCGACGCAACCCAGCGCGCCGGATTCACAGCCGGCACGGATCTCGCCGAGGGCTTCGGGCTGGAATTTCTGATGGTAGGTGAAGACGAGGCACACGTCGGGCCGGCCGGGATCGTTCTTGCGGAGTTTCTGCGGATCGGTCACGGCCTTGCGGAGCTTGCCTGTGATTTCTTCGGGCGTGTCGGCAAGCAGTATCGTATTGCCGAGCGATTTGCTCATTTTTTTATCGGCACCGTCGAGGCCCGGCAGCCGCTTGAAGACGGTGAGCTTGGGCTCCGGCTCGGGGAAGACCTCCGCAAATTCGCGGTTGAACCGGCGCGCGATCTCGCGCGTGATCTCGACGTTCGCGAGCTGGTCCTCGCCCACGGGCACGAGGTTCGCGCGGTAGAGAAGGATGTCCGCGGCCTGCAGCACGGGATAGCCGAGATGCCCGTACACGAGATTGTCACTCTCGATG from Ignavibacteriota bacterium encodes the following:
- a CDS encoding segregation/condensation protein A; this encodes MYNVKVPDFEGPLDLLLFFIKRDELDIYDIPIAHITSEFLSYVQMMQALDLELAGEFIVMAATLMQIKARMLLPQSPMEEGEEEIDPRAELTRRLIEYKRFKESAEHLQSMEMEQRQRYFRSLFKFDVRTSAPEDDGQFLRDVTLYHLVTAFQRAIENIPKKIVHEVRTIPYTIEEQGIFLMDFFAGRNEYNFLEIVDDMRDKMHIVVTFIALLELIKAQRVRVLIHDDFNDFVIHRVAAAG
- the trpS gene encoding tryptophan--tRNA ligase produces the protein MSTGSRKIILSGMRPTGKLHLGHYTGALENWVALQGEYQNYHLIADYHALTTNLDTAAIYPNTIDMVIDWLAAGIDPVQSPIFRQSRVKEHTELFLLFAMLVTKNRLERNPTLKEQVRDLNIESDNLVYGHLGYPVLQAADILLYRANLVPVGEDQLANVEITREIARRFNREFAEVFPEPEPKLTVFKRLPGLDGADKKMSKSLGNTILLADTPEEITGKLRKAVTDPQKLRKNDPGRPDVCLVFTYHQKFQPEALGEIRAGCESGALGCVECKQRCSASIASWLAPHRERRAQYENNTDLVVDILHDGETRARAAAEATMDAVRGAMSLG